The DNA region CATCATGCCCATGGGCCTCCTTCCTAATGTCGTCTGTCAGGGTATCCATGATGATCGCAACACGAACGGGCTCATGCCGACCCCTGTGCAACCTACTTCCACATAAACGGCTCTGTTTCCCGGCCACGCACCTCACCACTGTCTCATTTTCCTTGTACATGTCTTGCACAACAGGGATGTACTTCTctggatttttcttctttctcatacacCAACTCTCCTCCCTGGACCCTGTCGTATGCTTTCTCCAGATCGATGAATACTCCATCCCGCTCTTTGTgaccttctctgtatctctcctcacttccctcaGCGCGAAAATGGCATCTGTAGGGGATTTCCCCCTCCATGAATCCAAACTGCTCTTCACTGATGTTCACCACACCCCTTAGTCGGTCTCATCATACGTTTCAATAATTTCATGCTGTGGCTCATGAGTTTTATGCCTCGGTAGTTACCACAGGCCATGATGTCACCTTTGTTCTTATGATAGGGACGAGTATGCTCTTCCCCACGACTCGGGGATCTTTTCTTCATCGAAAATCTTGTTGAGCATTGAGCACAGGATAGTTACTCCTTCTCACCAGCACTTCCATGCTTCAATTGGTAAATTATCTGGTCCCACTGCTTTCCATCCTTCATCTTCCTTAGCGCTCTTCTAAACCTCATCTTCAGGGGATGGCTTCCACCTCACCAGGTTCCCCCACCTGTTCCTTCTCACGTGTTTCCCCTAGGATTTTCTTCATTCATGAGCTTCATAAATACAACCGCCACCTTTCCAGAATATCCTCATCATTTGTTAACACATTCCCTTCATCGCTCTTTATCCATTTTGTCTGATAGATGTCTTTTTCGAGTTTTTGTTCCTTTGTTTAGAAATTCTAAGTACCTTTTTCGTACCTTCTGTTTTTATCAAGGTCTTCGTAGAGTTGGTTAATGCTCTTGCCTTTGGGGTTCCCACAGCTCTTTTAGCttccttcttgtttgttttgtagtAAGCTTTGTTCTCTTCAGATGGATCTTCAAAGAGTTTCTTTTTTGCTTCCTTCTTCTCACTAATTCTTCTCTGGACTTCATCATACCACCACCACGTCTCCTTTTCAGCTTTGCCTTCCGGAGGTTTTGCCACAGATTTTCTCTCCCAGATCCCGCATGTCTTCTGCGTTGTTTCCCAGTCACACCTCTCTTCCTGTCTACGTCTTTCTAGGGTCTTTCTAAACCTTATCTGTAAAATCATCTCTGCTCTGGCTTCTTTTAGTTCCACCACTTGATTTTCTGGGTTCTTGACTTCGTCTGGTTTTGACTTCACAACTTAGTGTGCAATGACTGGTCGGTGTTGGTTTTTGAtgctttcccccaaaattttctttacagTCTTTCGTATTCTTGTCATTTGAGCGGCAGAGGATGTAATCTAATTGTGACCGGTCTTCCACTTTGGTAGGTTATCTTGTGCCTAGTGGCTTTTTTTATAGACGTGTTAACGATCCACAATTATGCCTCATCGCGAATGTCACGAGTTCTTCCCCCCCTCATTCTTAGTACCATACCAAATTTGCCCATCGTCTCTTCTCTGCCTGTGTTATCACCACCAAAGTGTCCATTGAATCACCCCCTATCCATAGTTTCTCCTCAGCTGGAATTTTTCTCACTTCTTCGTCCAACTCCTCCCAAACTTCTTCTCTTCGTCTGCCAACCTTGGGTTGGGGCCCCATATACACTCATGATGTTCACCACCCAGTTTTACCCTCTCCATCTTAAACCAGATGATTCGGTCTGAAGATCTTGTCACTTCTAGTACCCCCTTCTTGAGTTCCTCATCCAAAAAAATTCCaactccgttttttttcttccatcgtcTCCCATGTATAACATTTAAATCCCTTTCCAAGTTCTTTGGCCTTACTCCCCTTCCACTTTGTCTCCTGCAAGCACATGATTCTTATCGTTCTCCTCTCCATCAGTCCACCAGTTAGTGGGTCCTCGCTGTCATACTCCCCACATTCAGTGTTTCCAATCTTCAACCTatcgtctcattttctttcttctgctctcccccctcctttgagCTAACTTCTTTATCCGTATTCGCTCTTGATACGGTACCGCTGTCCATTTCTCACGAGTGTACGGCGATGTCCTCGCGCGTCGCCTACGGGACGCCCCACCATATCTTGAAATAAATGTTCCGCCTGATTCATTTTTTGGATTTGGAGCACAGTTTTTACGTCGGATGCCCTCCCTGTCAcaaccctccccatttatccgggcttgggaccggcactagaAGTGTACTGGCTTGCACACTCCCaatggctatgtgtgtgtgtgtgagtgtgtgtgtgtgtgtgtgtgtgtgtgtgtgtgtgtgtgtgtgtgtgtgtgtgtgtgtgtgtggtgtgtgtatatatatatagttatatatattatatatatatataaaatatattattatatatatatactttatatttatatatatatatatatattttatatatatatatatatatatacacaccaccacacacaccccacaaacacacaccaccccacacaacaccacacacacaccacacacacacaccacacacacacacacacattatatatatatatatattatatatatatatctatatatatatatataataagacaaagattttatttttatcaaaaaatttatcaaaacacATAAAGCATTGTTATAAGATTGAAATTTCATTCACGTGATTAGTCGATTGACCTCGCGATAGCTTTAAGCAAAATATCAGCAAATGAAAATTTAACCctcacatatacattcatgttaATGAACATTTAATCTTCACAGACATTCGTGCTATGAAAATGAAAACTTCCCAGCGAATACCCATGGCACGAGCACAGCCGAGGGCATTCGAAGGCGGCGCCCGGGAGGGGAGTGTGTTATGTCGTCGCCTGTGAGGGAGGCGCAGAAGGCGGCCGGAACGAAATTCGCAGCTCACTCTTTGCCTgccctcctcttctcatttccgGTGGGTGATGCCTTTTGGGTGTGATGAGGGGGTAAGGGATTGTGGAATGACTGGGGGGTcacaggaaacagagagagaggaaaaacatcgATTCCAGTGAGAGTGGCAGGATGACCCAAACCAAGGTTGTAACACTAAGGTTAATCTGCTGAGTGAAGTAAGAGCTTAGGCAATTCTTAGCACTTTTTAGTTGGAGACTCGGTCTGTTTATGATGGAATCTCTCGTGCCACTGCTCGCGTCGGGGGAGGCAAATCTTAATAGGTATGCAGTGTGATTTCATTGTGAACGTGTTGTTTAGGGAATATTTTCATCTTGCCTTAGATGTAACATATGTCAGGTTGTGTTTAGTACAGGTGATGTATATTATGAATGTCTTATTTTTAAGTTAAGAATATGTTTGAGGAGACATTAACTGTCATTTCCATTTTCACATCTTTTTACAGCAGGAATGAATAAAAAGCTAACTGTAAACATAAGTAGATTTCCAGGAATGTAGTGGAGATAAGCATTTGGCAACGACGTATCAAATTCTGGAGAACTTTCCCTGTATATCTACGAGGAGTACATTTTAAAAAAGTGTATGGAGAGTTTAAATTGACGAAAACTAAGGCACTTTATATCTATGGCAAAATGTGCGCAAATCGAAAACAAGGGAGATAGAGGACAGAGAATAGAGAAGATCAGTCTTCGTTTAACGAGCCGCCAGTGCTCCCCCACAAGGATCCACATAAGTGGGAGACGATCACGTCCCTGCGATACTAGCAACGGTCTATGTACTGCTTTGCGCTTGTGAGAACAaacattttgtaattatcagtgtCTTTTCTCTGGAATTcgtgtatgtaatgcgttcttttagttttataatacTTCTTTTGCGTGTTTTAGTAATTATTTGCACTATTCTGTACAGTAACCTTGTGCGCATGtacgttttgccaccgggagatttgacaggcctgCGACGCCATTCGTTGAGAAACGCCAGTGAGAAATGTTTCAGTTTAAGTGTgttgcgtcgattccgggtcatttatAAAGCCTATTTTTGGATAAACAGAGCAAATGGGTATTAGTATCACAGCCTGATATATGAACCCACCGATGccccaaatgctgaaaaaagtgattagaagccaagcaattgtgaccatagacggaagcgaagaaacgttcagTGTTTCGCTATacaaaggtatgtggttttaccctgggggtcaaGGGGGCACAGGCCCCTGGCTGgggaatatatagatagtattttcTAAAAACCACGGGGATCTAGTGGGCGTAGCCCCCTGACTAGGTGTATACATTACCACGAGAGGCCAGGAGCCAGAGCCCCCGGCTaaggaatatatagattgtagtgtataaatcccacaagGTTAATGGTTAGGCTGATTAATTGGTTAGGAATCAATGTACGATTACTGCGGGGGATCTGGATTacgtgaaatcccgtagattttttttcgtcGAATGATAGGTTTTGTTCCTGTAGATTTTTTTGAAAGCTGGCGCATCTGTCCGTAGACTTTCAAAAATGTGGGGACGACTGTAAAGTTTCATTTTCCGATttcaagcgttttttttttgttttttttatgtgtgtgcttgtttttcttttcttcttattcaagCCTGctttaccccataatttccctgatctactccATGCTCTTCCTTGCTATCGGGACCTATCAAATCAcaaagattgtcggctggagaatgcggtggaaatgatcatcagattcattctcatcacacgaaaacaaatctgatgacataaatgttgtcagggaagacccgattGTTCTGGTCGGATGACAGGTTTTACTTTTTTAAGGGGAGATGTGATACATTGGAAATAACTGCAATTACTCCTCCAAACCTTTTCATGCTGTTGCCGCAGGGGAGGCTTAAGGTGTTTgggactgaggcccaatataGGTGATCACCCCAACCTTGGAccttggtcttttcttctcctcctttccttttccgtctCACCTTCATCCCCTTGTTTTGTCTACATACCCTAATCATTTACTCATCCCCTTTTCACTACAGTACTTTACCATAATGttccctactcccttaactccttccctttCTAACAAACTTTACCTTCTGCTATGCCCCATCagcccccccctctttacccttttcactaccatactaccttCAAGTATTTTTCAACTTATAACTTTACAGTagtcattaactcattcctaacccttttcctTAGTATGCATTACCATACTGCTGTATGAtatttgatgtcatatagcacttcctCACCTGGGGGCTTTGTCCCCAAGCCTCACACtattgctatattttgaatacaccaCCAATGACCATAGATGTTGATGCAGTAGAAGTTTTTCAAAAAATAGagtaagaaataatagtaattgtaactCTCCACAGGTAGAGGCTATTAGTGAAGACATTATAATACATTTACcattatgtttttaaatgtatcaGGTCTCATGGTAGTAACTTTTAGTATagttgtgtgcgtgcatacatgcgTGCATTGGTCTGTGTGTTTAACCCAATGCTGacagggaaaattaataaaatatggggaaaatgctgtgctaattttttatattttcgtaaatcaacgaaaaggatgaacgggcgagacaggcagtactaataactggctcattggtgacttagtacaagtgtagccatctatgtgtaaaaacagttaaacaagtaaactcacagtggacttggcatgtacgtacataccatgcccgtcggcaaagggttaatatatacagaaatatttcAAACTCAAAATATttagatgataaaaaggaaaatcttgTGACTTTTGTCTTTCAGACAAAAGATTAAACCACCATTTGTAATTAAACTTGACTCTGTATAATTTATTCAGCTATGTCCAAAGTAACTCCATTAATGTCTTCGGACAGAAGTgtgtttaaaaaagagagaaatgctaTTGAACTTGTATAATATAAGACAAGCTGAGCTGTacatataaaagtgaaataagtgAACTGGTAATGATACAAAATCATGAAATATAgatatcatagagaaaaaaaaatggcactattcattatagaaaaaaatctgCAGAAAGGTTAATTTTATGGAACACAACTGCATCTCAAACCCTATCAGATTATTAAACAAGTACAATGTGAACATCCATAAAGGCCTATAACTTGGATTGGAACTCAAGCAGTAAGAAATATTTATCTCTGCTTTAGGAGGATTACAGCATCATTCACATAGGTTGTCACTCAGACTTCTCCAGGCTTTCTCTAGCCATTCAAATGGAAAGGAGGTATTGCATTACACAGGTTATGGGATGGTAGCCCCCCATAAAAGGGGTTTTAGGGGGCACAGCCccctaataatagcaaaaataattatgtataatcttATCCTACCATTAACCCATTTGGCACAGATGGCAAcaatacatgtcatgcccactgtaatgtaagttcatttattgtatttacactgtaatggctctacaagtgtttaGTCACCAAGGGGTCAGTTAGTAGTCCTACTTATCTCACCTGCTAactcttttcttcaatttttggAAAGCTTCTTTtgtgttaatttgtttttaatgttaccgaaattttttttttaaatcatacaataatatcactaagaataataacagtattgctaccaatagtattagaaagaaaagcacattttcccgcaatttcaaggaatagggaaatcggtaatggtcactagggcctactgatagactccttgctggctgaacaCAGCTGaggccatctgtatgtaacaaaatttcacaaaaaaattcagGGGACAACACGTAAAAATGTAGTGATTGGGTtaaacaataatatcatcattgtcctcCCCATATAACAGGtctcatattgttattgttgcctaGCACAGAATAAAATGACTATAAATACACATCATGAGAAGTCCAGTAATACCAATTTTGATGGATTTTAAGATGTGAATGGGTTCCAGAAAATTGACAAAATGAAGTCCATAATCACTTATCAGAGATGCCCTCATAGAAGCTCTAGCACTATTTTCCATGACTATATTTCTTCCTTCTGGAAATTAAGGTGTAAAAACAACCATTTTTTAATAGTCTATGCTCTTTTGAGATAATTCATCTGTAAGGTGATACTTATCTATATGGTCAATCAGGCTGGCTTAGACTTTGTGTTGAgtgagaaatgaataaatagaggaaaaatgaaagatcaGACACTTAATTTTTATGCTAGAATTACAGGTTCTCGCTGTAATTTCCAATCTCAATTCAGCTGTTCCTTGACCGACCCTCTTGTTTATGTTCagatatgtttataattttctttctcactcgGGTGGAACCTGATATGAGCATTTGCCAAGCTAGTTTGATAGTTAAATTACAAGTAACATATTTTATTGCTTTATGATTGGCAAAACTATCATTAGATTGTTATCACAAGGGAGTCATATTGCCatgatcttattttcattttctagcaTATTGTAGAATTTGATTCTGAGAATGCTTCAACACATGATTATATTATCAGATAATAATTCAGCTACTCTTGACCAATTAATCTATCaacatttaaaaagtatatatcacCTATACTCAGATATCACTAACCCCTTagatagaagagggaaaggggaaattggagaaatgggaaggagcgagatttataattaattatatacgtaatatatatatcgatagtaatataatatattatatatatatatatatatagtatatatatgactatgatatatatatatgatatagtatatatatatatatatatatatataataatattatatattatagtatatctatatatatatcgtgaggaatatatatgattaatatataaatatatgatatatatatatatatatatatatatatgagatatatatagatatatatagatattatatatatatgatatatatatatagttatataataatatgatatataatatatatatatattataattttatagtatatattagtaatatatataattatatatataaatcaaatatatgagtatatatatatatattatatataatattataatatatatatatatatatatagagtattatatatatattatatatatatagtataagtatctacgatatatatgatatatataataatactagtatatctatatatataatatatgatagatatatagtaatatgatcattatattatatatataatatatgatatatatatatatactatcataatatatatatatgataatactatattatatatgtatatatttatatatatatatatcatatttatatatattctaagtatatatatatatatagatatatatgagatatatatcatatatatatatattagatatagatatatatataatatatatatctatatataatatatatatcatgatatatatatatcaatatatatagatatatatatatatcagatatattatatataatatatatatagtacttagatatatatatatttatataatatatattattata from Penaeus monodon isolate SGIC_2016 unplaced genomic scaffold, NSTDA_Pmon_1 PmonScaffold_209, whole genome shotgun sequence includes:
- the LOC119570020 gene encoding uncharacterized protein LOC119570020, which encodes MSVYGAPTQDEVKNPENQVVELKEARAEMILQIRFRKTLERRRQEERCDWETTQKTCGIWERKSVAKPPEGKAEKETWWWYDEVQRRISEKKEAKKKLFEDPSEENKAYYKTNKKEAKRAVGTPKARALTNSTKTLIKTEGETREKEQVGEPGEVEAIP